GCTTGGCGACTTATGGTCTCGTTGAAAATTCTTCGATGGCGGCCGAAGCTCCATCGTTGGGTGTAACTTCCGTAACGCTATATTTTTGTATGGTATTTTTTGGGGGGGTTGCTATTGGGCTTATATGTGGCCTGATAACCACTCTAATCATATTATTTTTACGCTCCTCTAGTGCGGCACTTATGACTTTAGTGATCGCTGCGTTTGGGAGTTTTTATCTGGCAGAGAGTATTTTTCATGTATCAGGTATTATTTCGGTAATGGTATGTGCAATTGTTGCTCGAGGGTGTTTAAGTAAGCAAAATGATACCTATTTGGTTCATGCAGGCCCAACTTGGGAGTGGATGGGATTATTTTTTACCGGCATTATTTTTGTAATCATGGGGTTGGTAATTACCTTTGAAATGTTTAGCCATCAGTGGCTGGCAATGATTATTGCTACAGCGGCCGCTCTAGGAGCCAGAGCATTATCCGTATTCTTAGTGTCACCTTTAACTCGCTTTGTTGGCCCTTCAATACCTAAATCCTGGCGGTTGTTGATGAGTTGGGGGGGCTGCGAGGAGTTATTGCGGTCGCCTTGGTGCTTTCTCTTCCGGTTGAATTGCCCTATTGGTGGACAATTCAATCTATGGTATTTGGTGTAGTTCTTTTCTCCTTGTTGGTACAGGGTACCACCAGTGGTCGCCTAATTCACAAATTAAACCTTTGAGTTAGTCGCCCTAATTATCCTGCAGTTAGGCTAATAGCGGCGGGATTATCAGCTGCCAACCACACGGCAACAAGAAGCAGGCTGAGCGCGAAAAACTTATTTTGTAAACTTCTATTTTTATCACTCGCAAGTGCTTTTGATAAAGTCCGGCCAAAAGTGATCCATGAAAAGTGTGTTATAAGGTTAAGTATAGTAATCATAATAATTAAGGTGATAACACTACTCTCGGCACCTTCCCCCTGTTTTGGTGCAAATACGGAAAACATGGTAATTACTATCATCCAAGCTTTAATGTTCATGCTTTGAATAAACATTCCCTGCCAAATACTGACTGATTTTATTGTGGTATCACCAGGCGCTTTACTGGGTTGTATGAAAACGTAAGCAAGGTAAATTAAATAGATGGAGCCAGTCCATTGTAGGATGGTCATTACCAAAGGGTAGTGAATGAGCCAGCCCATAAATCCGAAGCCGACTAATAAGGCCTTAACTAGAAACACAATGTCGATGCCCGCCAGCAAAGGTAAGGAGCCGCGAATGCCCAAGCTAGCCCCAGCTGCAGCAAAAGTGATATTGGCTGGGCCTGGGCTAAAAATTAGGGGGAACATTACTGCTAACCAGGCCAACACAAACTCTAAGCTCATATGTATTACTCGTATTGATTCAGTGAGGTAACCAAGAGATATAGGCACACTCCCTGAAGGTGAACTTTATTTTCTTGGTGGTAGATGAGGTTAAGGGGAGTGGGGGCGAGTTTCTTGTACAAAATTGCGCTACACAGATTTTAGGTAGCGAGCGGGTGTAATGCCGAATGCACGTTTGAAGTTACGGCTCAAATGGCTCTGGTCAAAGAACCCACAATCGATAGCTACATCTGCAATCTGAGCCCCTGTGCGAAATAATGTGCGGGCCTTTTGGGCTTTCAGGAGTATTAGGAATTGGTGGGGGGAACACCAAATTGGGTATTGAAACTACGGATAAGCTGATATCGATTCATGCCAGTTACTTGACATAGCTCATCCAGAGTCACATTTCTCTGCCAGTTTTCTTGTAAGTAAGCGCGGGCTCTCAAGGCGCCCTGCTTATTTGGCGATGACTTTGGGTAGATTTTTTGGTCGCCATGTCGAGCAAAAAGTTGACTGATTGCTAAGGTAAGTAAAGTGTCTGTTGATAGGGATAGAGTGTTCACTTCAAGGCTACTATGCAGCTTGTAAAGTAGCTGAAACAGCTCAGGGTCATCCAGTAGCGGCCCTTTTAGAAATGGTACGGGTGTTTGGTTGACTTGACTGTGCTCCCTAAGGGTCTCCTCAATAAGAGCTGTGTCAAAGTAAAACATACGGTAGTGCCAACCGGAGTCACTGCCGGAAAAGCCGGTGTGAATTTCCCCTGGGTTGAGTGCAGCGAGGGTTCCTTGGGGGAGGGTTACAGTCTCCCCGCGATAATCGAGCTTCTCTACACCGGAGAGGAAGATCCCGATAGCAAGCTCATCGTGCCAATGCTTGGCAAAGGAAAATTTGTGAAAGTAGGCGTGAAAAAGCTCTACGCCACTATGGCTTGGGCTCCGCCAGGCTTTAGAGAATTCCTTTTTCATTGATATTTCCCATATGAGAAGTGACTATTACCATACAGAAAGGAAGGGTGGTAACGCAAAGTTACAGGTGGGAGTGGAGAAATGAAAGAGCGGGAGGAAAATAGCTGCGGTTATATCCGCAGCTATTTGTGCTTATTATTAGCTAGGGATTATCTTTAGCTGGGTTTGGTGCCCCTCATATACTTGAGGTAGTTAGCTAGAGCTAAAGTTATGACACTGGAGATCATCAAGCAATAAGTGGCGATGATCATGACTGATCCAGCTTCAGTGCCAATTAGAATACTGTGTAACAGACCCAAAATTAGGCCCGGTAAGCTGAGGCGGTGTAGCCAGATTGCAATGAGCTTTCGGTTCGCGCGCATTGTTCCAGCCAAGGCTGACCCAATTAACGCCCAAAATGCAATAGCTCCTATTGAAACGCTGGTTTTATAGAATCCATGAAAAAAAGTAGGTATTAGGTTGCCGAGTGTAGAGTGTCCAGTTCTAATAGATGTGGCAGCAATAAATAAGCCTGCATGCAGAAGAAAGGTAACACAAACCATACTTCCAAGAATGATATGCACCTTTCTGGTAACTATTTTTCGGGAGGCTAGTGGATTGGCTAGTGCCAAGCATACTTGTAGCCACAGTAAGAAAATACTGTAAAGCCCGAATAGTTTTGAGAGTATGTAGGCTAATTGTCCCTTAGGTATTTCATAAGTAAAGTAGTCGGCAATACTGCCAGTCGTATCACTCCAGAGTACAACTGGTGTTATTAGGGTAAAGCATAGTGCTAGAGCTTTAAAAGCTGTAAGAGTGATCGGTGCAATAAAAGTTGCTTCCGTGGATGTATTGGCTTGCTGCATGATGTCGCTTTTATAAGTGAGTGCAAATATTAAATATTCTTAATGCATTCTTTGTCGTTAATGCATTGCTCTAAGTTGGCCTTAGCTTGCTGTTCGGTCAGCGCTTTAGTGCCAGCAACGGGAAGCTCAGCTTCAATCCAACCTCTTATGCCGTAGGGATTGAGTATGGCAGTTTGCTGCAATCCCCGCCGGCGAAGTATTTTAGCCATCTCAAAGCCCCTAAAGTCTTTAACGCAATAACTTATAATGATGTCGGCGCTCTCCAGTGATTTGGGGAGCTGATTGCCTAAGCTGCGTATGGGAATGTTTACAGCTCCTGGAATATGGGCCTCGGCAAATTCATTGCTTTCTCTAGTGTCAACAAAGACAACGTTCTTGCCGCTTCTTATGTGATCGAATAGCTCCGAGGCTTTAATCTCAGGTACAAGCCTTGTAGAACTGTTAAAAGCTACTTTAGTATTTTTTGTGCATTGCTGATCTGGTATTAGATTGGTTTGGCTGGCTATAACCTGTTCTTGGCTATCACTGTCTATCCACTCGTAAATGTTGCTAAAAAGCTGGCTGTAGCAGTCAAGTGTAATATTTTCCTCACCATAATCTCTTTGCAGCTTCCTAAATGCAGTTTCTACGACGATGGATTCCGGATTTCTATTGGGGCGCCATAGATTTACTTCAATATCATTGATAACGCTTGCTAGCTTTACCAGCTTTGGATCTGAAACTTCGAAGGACTCTACTAGTACTTCAAATGTTGATTGGTGCTGGGTGCGATGAAAGGTTGCACCTTCGGAGTCAAAACTTGCTGATTTTTTTGGCTCAAAAGTATCGCCATGTAGGGGGTG
This DNA window, taken from Microbulbifer sp. VAAF005, encodes the following:
- a CDS encoding AraC family ligand binding domain-containing protein, with product MKKEFSKAWRSPSHSGVELFHAYFHKFSFAKHWHDELAIGIFLSGVEKLDYRGETVTLPQGTLAALNPGEIHTGFSGSDSGWHYRMFYFDTALIEETLREHSQVNQTPVPFLKGPLLDDPELFQLLYKLHSSLEVNTLSLSTDTLLTLAISQLFARHGDQKIYPKSSPNKQGALRARAYLQENWQRNVTLDELCQVTGMNRYQLIRSFNTQFGVPPTNS
- a CDS encoding cation:proton antiporter, translated to MLIFESAWQLEPKILKRWIGPVLLFSTVGLVICAVLIATITYYGIGHPEGFPWVAAMLTGAILAATDPVSVVNKLRQEKAGEDLLTLVDGESLFNDAAAVVLYSLVLGLATYGLVENSSMAAEAPSLGVTSVTLYFCMVFFGGVAIGLICGLITTLIILFLRSSSAALMTLVIAAFGSFYLAESIFHVSGIISVMVCAIVARGCLSKQNDTYLVHAGPTWEWMGLFFTGIIFVIMGLVITFEMFSHQWLAMIIATAAALGARALSVFLVSPLTRFVGPSIPKSWRLLMSWGGCEELLRSPWCFLFRLNCPIGGQFNLWYLV
- a CDS encoding chromate resistance protein ChrB domain-containing protein — translated: MECSVFKLRFLPFFLLTTAISLSSRAEISPSPREPEPTYHTTHGLGPDKWASAWLLSQHLDPGSRIIIHPLHGDTFEPKKSASFDSEGATFHRTQHQSTFEVLVESFEVSDPKLVKLASVINDIEVNLWRPNRNPESIVVETAFRKLQRDYGEENITLDCYSQLFSNIYEWIDSDSQEQVIASQTNLIPDQQCTKNTKVAFNSSTRLVPEIKASELFDHIRSGKNVVFVDTRESNEFAEAHIPGAVNIPIRSLGNQLPKSLESADIIISYCVKDFRGFEMAKILRRRGLQQTAILNPYGIRGWIEAELPVAGTKALTEQQAKANLEQCINDKECIKNI
- a CDS encoding helix-turn-helix domain-containing protein, whose translation is MWCSPHQFLILLKAQKARTLFRTGAQIADVAIDCGFFDQSHLSRNFKRAFGITPARYLKSV
- a CDS encoding LysE family translocator encodes the protein MSLEFVLAWLAVMFPLIFSPGPANITFAAAGASLGIRGSLPLLAGIDIVFLVKALLVGFGFMGWLIHYPLVMTILQWTGSIYLIYLAYVFIQPSKAPGDTTIKSVSIWQGMFIQSMNIKAWMIVITMFSVFAPKQGEGAESSVITLIIMITILNLITHFSWITFGRTLSKALASDKNRSLQNKFFALSLLLVAVWLAADNPAAISLTAG